A stretch of the Bremerella alba genome encodes the following:
- a CDS encoding PfkB family carbohydrate kinase: protein MSLLVVGSIAIDSIHTPTEVRENIIGGSATHFSYAASFFSGVRMVGVVGEDWQEEHTKLFSERGIDTTGIEVEKGGKTFRWTGKYHDNMNDRDTLEVHLNVLENFSPTLSEEATRCPFVFLANGAPATQLKVLDQMTGPRLVVADTMDLWIEIERDELMKLLSRIDGLVLNDSEAKLLTQEENLVKAGQKVLEMGPKFVVLKKGEHGAMFFSEKETYVMPAFPTPQVVDPTGAGDSFAGGMMGYLAEQNDFDPKTLKEAMAYGTVVASFIVEDFSMDRLQGTSRDEIDGRFAQYRQMLTF from the coding sequence ATGTCACTTTTGGTCGTCGGTTCCATCGCCATCGATTCGATTCATACGCCCACTGAAGTTCGCGAAAACATCATCGGCGGATCGGCAACCCACTTTTCCTATGCCGCCAGCTTTTTCAGCGGCGTCCGCATGGTGGGGGTCGTGGGCGAAGACTGGCAAGAAGAGCATACCAAGCTTTTCTCGGAGCGTGGCATCGATACGACCGGCATCGAAGTCGAAAAGGGGGGCAAGACCTTCCGCTGGACCGGCAAGTATCACGACAATATGAATGACCGTGATACGTTAGAAGTTCATCTGAACGTGCTGGAGAACTTCAGCCCGACCCTTTCCGAGGAAGCGACCCGCTGCCCATTCGTGTTTCTGGCCAATGGCGCGCCGGCAACCCAGTTGAAGGTGCTCGATCAAATGACTGGCCCGCGTCTGGTAGTGGCCGATACGATGGACTTGTGGATCGAGATCGAACGCGACGAACTCATGAAGTTGCTCAGCCGTATCGACGGCCTGGTCCTTAACGACAGCGAAGCCAAACTCTTGACCCAGGAAGAAAACCTAGTCAAAGCCGGCCAGAAGGTTTTGGAAATGGGGCCAAAATTCGTGGTTTTGAAGAAGGGAGAGCATGGTGCGATGTTCTTCTCGGAAAAAGAAACCTACGTGATGCCTGCCTTCCCAACGCCGCAAGTGGTCGATCCGACCGGTGCCGGCGACAGCTTCGCCGGCGGCATGATGGGTTACCTGGCCGAACAGAACGACTTCGATCCGAAGACCCTCAAGGAAGCCATGGCTTACGGAACCGTCGTGGCCAGCTTCATCGTCGAAGACTTCAGCATGGATCGCTTGCAGGGCACAAGCCGCGATGAAATCGACGGTCGTTTCGCCCAATATCGTCAGATGCTTACGTTCTAA
- the gltX gene encoding glutamate--tRNA ligase, whose product MAPVRTRFAPSPTGYLHIGGVRSALFNWLFARKHGGQFILRIDDTDQQRNVEEALQPILDGFNWLGIDWDEGPGMGGPHEPYYQSQRSDKYKAAAQKLIEDGFAYYDYSTTEEVNAERDQAHFEKKAFQYSRKWMATTLEERAKFEAEGRSFVVRLKMPREGKCEFTDAVRGDVSFEWSKENDHVIQRSDRSCLYHLASVVDDHDLEISHVIRAEEHLPNTPRQIFIAQSLGYELPVYAHLPYVAEPGSKNKLSKRKLEKYLKNPDFKRVNEHGQDIANRMGVHMSAETFNPVIVDFYELVGYLPAAILNYLVLLGWSLDDKTEDFTVDEMIEHFSLERVTKAPASFDAKKLWAFQDRHLQKLSVSEKATAMMPYLTKAGLVADSNAEGEMEKLERIVAACGDRLKVMGDILSYADYFYVADDKMEMDEKGFKKRLSSPEAQAILATFRNHLSDVSDWTVEHLDKEMHAFIDEADIKIGDIIHGVRLSVTGKTVGPGMFDCLAILGKEACLKRMDATLKLAQEKFPSESE is encoded by the coding sequence ATGGCACCAGTTCGTACTCGCTTCGCCCCCAGTCCGACCGGTTACCTGCACATCGGTGGTGTTCGCTCCGCCCTCTTCAATTGGCTGTTTGCTCGCAAACACGGTGGCCAGTTCATTCTGCGGATCGACGATACCGACCAACAACGCAACGTCGAAGAAGCATTGCAGCCCATTCTCGATGGCTTCAATTGGCTAGGCATCGACTGGGACGAAGGCCCCGGCATGGGCGGCCCGCACGAGCCCTATTATCAGTCGCAACGCTCCGACAAATACAAAGCTGCCGCCCAGAAGCTGATCGAAGACGGTTTCGCCTATTACGACTACTCGACCACCGAAGAAGTCAACGCCGAACGCGATCAAGCACACTTTGAAAAGAAAGCATTTCAGTACAGCCGCAAATGGATGGCGACCACGCTGGAGGAACGCGCCAAGTTCGAGGCCGAAGGACGCAGCTTTGTCGTCCGTTTGAAGATGCCTCGCGAAGGTAAATGCGAGTTTACCGACGCGGTCCGTGGCGATGTCTCGTTCGAGTGGTCTAAAGAAAACGACCACGTTATCCAACGCAGCGATCGCTCGTGCTTGTATCACCTGGCCAGTGTGGTCGACGATCACGACCTAGAGATCTCGCATGTGATTCGTGCCGAAGAGCATTTGCCCAATACCCCACGGCAAATCTTCATCGCCCAGTCGCTTGGGTACGAATTGCCCGTCTATGCTCACCTGCCGTACGTTGCCGAGCCTGGCAGTAAGAACAAGCTGAGCAAGCGAAAGCTCGAGAAGTATTTGAAGAACCCCGACTTCAAGCGGGTCAACGAACATGGTCAGGACATCGCCAACCGTATGGGCGTTCATATGTCAGCCGAGACGTTCAACCCGGTGATCGTCGATTTCTACGAACTGGTCGGCTACCTGCCAGCGGCTATCCTCAACTATCTGGTGCTGCTGGGTTGGTCGTTAGACGACAAGACCGAAGACTTCACCGTCGACGAAATGATCGAGCACTTTAGCTTGGAACGCGTCACCAAGGCTCCGGCCAGTTTCGACGCCAAAAAGCTGTGGGCTTTCCAGGATCGCCATCTGCAAAAGCTATCGGTATCGGAAAAGGCCACCGCGATGATGCCTTACCTGACCAAGGCTGGCCTGGTTGCTGATTCTAACGCCGAAGGGGAGATGGAGAAGTTGGAAAGGATTGTCGCGGCCTGTGGCGATCGATTGAAGGTGATGGGGGACATTCTTTCCTACGCCGATTACTTCTATGTCGCCGACGATAAGATGGAAATGGACGAGAAGGGCTTCAAGAAGCGGCTTTCCAGCCCCGAAGCTCAGGCCATATTGGCAACCTTCCGCAATCATCTTTCCGATGTTTCGGATTGGACTGTCGAGCATCTCGATAAAGAGATGCACGCGTTCATCGACGAGGCGGATATTAAGATTGGCGACATCATTCATGGTGTTCGCCTGAGCGTGACCGGCAAAACGGTCGGGCCTGGCATGTTTGATTGCTTGGCCATATTGGGCAAAGAGGCGTGTCTGAAACGTATGGACGCGACGTTGAAATTGGCCCAGGAAAAGTTTCCTTCTGAATCTGAATAG
- the thpR gene encoding RNA 2',3'-cyclic phosphodiesterase has protein sequence MEATRCFLAVRISSDVRRRAEKLMKKLSAAETDVKWVESENLHITTNFLGDVTGQDVVDISRKTIEIAAEHAPFELEMFGTGAFPDVDNPRTLWVGASTGAEQLISLQEDLTENLAAIGFPPDSRKKYHPHLTLGRLKRVGGKIDDLQALLAENAQLSIGQCHVKEVCIFASKLDRTGPKFTLIGRGTLG, from the coding sequence ATGGAAGCGACTCGCTGTTTTCTGGCCGTGCGAATTTCCTCGGATGTCCGTCGCCGGGCCGAGAAGCTGATGAAAAAGCTCTCGGCCGCTGAGACGGATGTGAAGTGGGTCGAGTCAGAAAACTTACATATCACGACCAATTTTTTGGGCGATGTTACTGGCCAAGACGTGGTCGATATCTCGAGGAAAACCATTGAGATCGCAGCCGAGCATGCGCCCTTCGAACTCGAGATGTTCGGTACCGGAGCATTTCCCGACGTCGACAATCCTCGCACACTCTGGGTTGGTGCCAGCACGGGGGCCGAGCAGCTGATTTCGCTTCAGGAAGATCTGACTGAGAATCTGGCAGCGATCGGATTCCCGCCTGATTCTCGCAAAAAGTATCACCCTCATCTCACGCTTGGGCGGCTCAAGCGCGTAGGCGGTAAAATCGACGATCTCCAGGCACTGCTGGCTGAAAACGCCCAATTGTCGATAGGTCAGTGCCACGTGAAAGAAGTTTGTATCTTTGCCAGCAAGCTGGACCGCACCGGTCCCAAATTTACTCTGATCGGACGCGGCACGCTTGGTTAA
- a CDS encoding isoaspartyl peptidase/L-asparaginase, translating to MKVIASHNGLEATRLAWKKLQENFPLIDACVEGVGLVEDDPDELTVGYGGLPDEQGHVSLDAAVMDGRSHRGGSIIGLSGVRYVSQVALRLMRESRRVMLQGEGADAFARACGFPTEDLLTEKARKLWRLWKRTYQSNKEWLPAPADEETEQLMRILTHFYRHPGGTVHAAGQDQQSNLACVTSTSGHCFKTKGRVGDSPIFGAGLYVDNEHGTCGSVGHGEANLLNCSSFLAVHLMGQGMSPREAGMETLEHAAKHAPPFELDPLGRPNFNLQLYLLAKDGTHAGVCMRGDWKIAVTDQAGSRLEACEAMFPSD from the coding sequence ATGAAAGTGATTGCCTCGCACAACGGTTTGGAAGCCACTCGGTTGGCCTGGAAGAAGCTGCAAGAGAACTTTCCGCTGATCGATGCGTGCGTGGAAGGAGTGGGGCTGGTCGAGGATGACCCGGACGAACTAACCGTCGGCTATGGCGGCCTTCCCGACGAACAGGGGCATGTCAGCTTGGACGCCGCCGTAATGGATGGTCGATCGCACCGCGGAGGTTCCATTATCGGCCTTTCAGGCGTGCGTTATGTCTCGCAGGTTGCTCTCCGCCTAATGCGAGAATCGCGTCGCGTGATGTTGCAGGGCGAAGGAGCCGATGCATTCGCTCGGGCTTGCGGTTTTCCAACGGAAGACTTGCTAACTGAGAAAGCACGCAAGCTGTGGCGTCTGTGGAAGAGGACCTATCAGTCCAACAAAGAGTGGCTGCCAGCTCCGGCGGATGAAGAGACCGAGCAGCTTATGAGAATCTTAACCCATTTTTATCGTCACCCCGGCGGAACCGTACACGCCGCAGGGCAAGATCAGCAAAGCAACCTGGCCTGTGTGACTTCGACCAGTGGACACTGCTTTAAAACCAAAGGTCGTGTTGGAGATTCGCCGATCTTCGGAGCCGGCCTGTACGTCGACAACGAGCATGGCACATGTGGAAGTGTCGGGCACGGTGAGGCGAACCTGCTCAACTGCAGCAGCTTCCTGGCGGTGCACTTGATGGGGCAGGGGATGTCGCCCAGGGAGGCCGGAATGGAAACCTTAGAGCACGCCGCCAAGCACGCTCCGCCGTTCGAGTTAGATCCCCTGGGCCGTCCTAACTTCAACTTGCAACTTTATCTGTTGGCCAAAGATGGAACGCACGCCGGGGTTTGTATGCGTGGTGACTGGAAGATCGCCGTCACCGACCAGGCAGGCTCTCGGCTAGAGGCCTGCGAAGCCATGTTTCCTAGTGACTAA
- a CDS encoding DUF1559 family PulG-like putative transporter: MRKTHAFTLVELLVVIAIIGVLIALLLPAVQQAREAARRMQCTNGEKQIILAMHNYESTFKLFPTGRLGCDGACNPTNGPGTSGFVLLLPFLEENNLYELFAPYGPSSGFPGSLPESTLSARPDAFVCASSTMPETVTSGSKQWATSSYAFVSGHFGPSQGIGAKVKWDNSGMFVYRDSFGVQEAVDGLSNVMFVGEVIDGHLSNHINRWTIAGRHLDSLRSTENPVNTPAGQGITTSPYGDALNGAFGSRHPGGANFAFGDGSVHFIPETINLTVYKLLGQRASNKPKAIN, translated from the coding sequence ATGCGCAAGACTCATGCTTTTACATTGGTCGAGTTGCTCGTCGTCATTGCCATTATCGGCGTGTTGATTGCATTGCTTTTGCCGGCGGTTCAACAGGCACGCGAGGCAGCCCGCCGCATGCAGTGCACCAATGGCGAGAAGCAAATCATCCTGGCCATGCACAACTATGAATCAACTTTCAAGTTGTTTCCCACCGGCCGTCTTGGATGCGATGGTGCATGCAACCCTACCAACGGCCCTGGTACTAGTGGTTTTGTGTTACTGCTCCCCTTCTTGGAAGAGAACAACCTATACGAATTGTTTGCACCCTATGGACCTAGTTCTGGGTTCCCAGGATCGCTCCCCGAATCGACTCTGTCGGCGCGTCCCGATGCTTTCGTTTGTGCCAGCAGCACCATGCCAGAAACAGTGACTTCCGGCAGTAAGCAATGGGCAACCAGTTCCTACGCGTTTGTCTCGGGGCATTTTGGACCTTCACAGGGCATCGGCGCGAAAGTGAAGTGGGATAACTCAGGCATGTTTGTTTACCGCGATTCATTCGGCGTCCAGGAGGCGGTCGATGGCCTTTCGAATGTGATGTTTGTGGGTGAAGTAATTGACGGCCATCTTTCCAATCACATCAACCGCTGGACCATCGCAGGCCGTCACCTCGATTCGCTGCGATCTACCGAAAACCCCGTGAACACGCCCGCCGGACAAGGCATCACCACGTCGCCGTACGGGGACGCACTCAACGGTGCATTTGGTAGCAGGCACCCAGGCGGAGCGAACTTTGCTTTTGGCGACGGATCGGTTCATTTCATTCCTGAAACGATCAATCTGACCGTTTACAAACTGCTTGGCCAACGGGCATCCAATAAGCCCAAAGCAATTAACTAG
- the alaS gene encoding alanine--tRNA ligase, which yields MKTDELREKYLSFFETKGHTRCPSDVLVPTWDPSVLFTPAGMNQFKDHFLGRVKLDFTRATTCQKCLRTGDIDNVGRTAYHHTFFEMMGNFSFGDYFKEEAIHWAWEFLTDKKWLALNPQQLSVTVYKDDDEAANIWHEKIGLPFNRIERLDEDENFWPASAPSQGPDGVCGPCSEIYFTPEDGKKVEIWNLVFTQFNRVGDPPDNLEPLPSKNIDTGMGLERTAATLQGVTTNYHIDILRPIVEAAGEICGVKYNPDSDEGRRLRRITDHIRACTMAVHENVYPGANKEKYVIRRLLRRAVLDGHQMGIHHAFAYQLVDKIVEMMKTPYPDLQDSVTRVKNVIKSEEENFHHSLDDGIARSDKIFAGMRSANRTVVNGDEAAELYQTFGFPPELFEQVAIEHGFTFDWVGYKKAMEEFGERSGGDQVKLFETGPIESLKNSVRSTDFVGYENEVTEVTIKGIVTAHEGDEESHLVDQCDTTGPEHKLIVVLDKTPFYGESGGQVGDAGRIYSNDFEFIVTDTQKDSDLFLHEGYLTKGAITTDGTAKAEVDTSRRAAIKRAHSATHILHHALQNTLGSHAQQQGSKVEDDLLRFDFTNMEPIALDQLTTIETDVNEKVVDGGTVKWETVPLAKARELGAMMLFGEKYPDPVRMVTMGDFSRELCGGTHLTDTRQVEAFEVISEESVSAGVRRIIALTGEKAKEYREKVDHSLDTMAKTLKCDVPSIPEAVRSLTGYIRDLKKAVNGSGKTPKAPTAVKPYSGADVDYYHRKEMLKESARLLNSPLFESAERVETLYHEVDKLKHQLAEREKSGTLSGDDLLAKATMVGKVSVVVADVPGANANLMRQLIDQIRKSTESSAVMLFAAAEEGKVTIVAGLSKTLVDSGKKAGDWVKKPAALVGGKGGGRPDMAQAGGKYAAQIPTAMAKAEELAKSLFA from the coding sequence ATGAAAACCGACGAACTACGCGAAAAGTACCTCAGCTTTTTCGAGACCAAAGGACACACACGTTGCCCGAGCGACGTTCTGGTTCCCACGTGGGACCCTTCGGTACTGTTCACTCCGGCGGGGATGAACCAGTTTAAGGATCACTTTCTCGGTCGTGTGAAACTCGATTTTACCCGGGCCACGACCTGCCAGAAGTGCCTGCGCACCGGCGACATCGACAACGTCGGTCGCACCGCCTATCACCATACGTTCTTCGAGATGATGGGCAATTTCAGCTTCGGCGATTACTTCAAAGAAGAAGCGATCCACTGGGCATGGGAATTTCTGACCGACAAAAAATGGCTCGCGCTGAATCCCCAGCAGTTGAGCGTCACCGTCTACAAAGATGACGACGAAGCGGCCAACATCTGGCACGAAAAGATTGGCCTGCCGTTCAATCGTATCGAGCGCCTCGACGAAGACGAAAACTTCTGGCCAGCCAGCGCTCCCAGCCAAGGCCCCGATGGGGTCTGCGGTCCGTGTAGTGAAATTTATTTCACGCCCGAAGATGGCAAGAAGGTCGAGATCTGGAATCTCGTCTTCACGCAGTTCAATCGCGTGGGAGATCCGCCAGATAACCTCGAACCGCTCCCCAGTAAGAACATTGACACCGGTATGGGGCTTGAGCGAACCGCCGCCACCCTGCAAGGCGTCACCACCAACTACCACATCGATATCCTGCGTCCGATCGTGGAAGCGGCAGGTGAAATCTGCGGCGTGAAGTACAATCCCGATTCCGACGAAGGCCGCCGCCTGCGCCGCATTACCGATCATATCCGCGCTTGCACCATGGCCGTCCACGAGAATGTCTACCCTGGCGCCAATAAAGAGAAGTACGTCATCCGCCGCTTGCTTCGCCGTGCGGTCCTCGATGGTCACCAGATGGGCATTCATCATGCGTTTGCTTACCAACTGGTCGACAAAATCGTCGAGATGATGAAGACACCGTATCCAGATTTACAAGACTCCGTCACACGTGTGAAAAACGTCATCAAGAGCGAGGAAGAGAACTTCCACCACTCTTTAGACGACGGCATTGCCCGTAGCGACAAAATCTTTGCCGGCATGCGTTCGGCCAATCGGACGGTGGTCAACGGGGACGAAGCGGCCGAGCTTTACCAAACGTTCGGCTTCCCGCCAGAACTGTTCGAGCAAGTCGCCATCGAACATGGCTTCACCTTCGACTGGGTCGGCTACAAAAAGGCAATGGAAGAATTCGGCGAGCGATCTGGCGGCGATCAGGTCAAGCTTTTCGAAACCGGTCCGATTGAGTCGCTCAAGAATTCGGTTCGCTCTACCGATTTCGTCGGCTACGAAAACGAAGTCACCGAGGTGACCATCAAGGGAATCGTCACTGCCCACGAGGGAGATGAAGAATCGCACTTGGTCGACCAGTGCGACACGACCGGCCCAGAGCACAAGCTAATCGTCGTGCTCGACAAGACGCCGTTCTACGGAGAATCAGGTGGGCAGGTCGGCGACGCCGGTCGAATCTATTCCAACGACTTCGAGTTCATCGTTACCGACACGCAGAAGGATAGCGATCTCTTTCTGCACGAAGGCTACCTGACCAAGGGGGCCATTACCACCGACGGCACCGCCAAAGCTGAAGTCGATACCTCCCGACGTGCGGCCATCAAAAGGGCTCACTCGGCCACGCACATTTTGCATCACGCGCTGCAGAATACGCTCGGTTCGCACGCCCAGCAGCAGGGCTCGAAGGTGGAAGACGACCTCCTGCGTTTCGACTTCACCAACATGGAACCGATCGCCCTCGATCAACTGACCACCATCGAAACCGACGTGAACGAAAAAGTTGTCGACGGCGGCACGGTCAAATGGGAAACGGTGCCCCTGGCCAAGGCCCGGGAACTGGGCGCGATGATGCTGTTCGGCGAGAAATACCCCGACCCGGTCCGTATGGTTACCATGGGTGATTTCAGCCGCGAGCTATGCGGCGGGACGCATCTGACCGATACCAGGCAGGTCGAAGCGTTTGAAGTCATCAGCGAAGAAAGCGTCTCGGCCGGCGTGCGGCGCATCATCGCTTTGACCGGCGAAAAGGCGAAAGAGTATCGCGAGAAGGTCGATCACTCCCTAGATACTATGGCCAAGACGCTCAAGTGCGATGTGCCCAGCATTCCTGAAGCGGTCCGCAGCCTGACCGGGTACATTCGCGACCTGAAGAAAGCAGTCAACGGCAGTGGCAAAACGCCTAAGGCCCCCACTGCGGTCAAACCGTACAGCGGCGCCGATGTCGATTACTACCACCGCAAAGAGATGCTGAAAGAGTCGGCCCGACTGCTTAACAGCCCGCTGTTTGAGTCAGCCGAACGAGTCGAAACGCTCTATCACGAAGTCGATAAGCTGAAGCATCAGCTGGCCGAACGCGAGAAGTCCGGCACGCTTTCCGGTGACGACCTTCTGGCCAAAGCCACCATGGTCGGCAAGGTGAGCGTCGTCGTCGCCGACGTCCCAGGTGCCAATGCTAACCTCATGCGACAGCTGATCGACCAGATTCGCAAGAGCACCGAATCGTCGGCTGTGATGCTGTTTGCGGCCGCCGAAGAAGGCAAAGTCACCATCGTGGCTGGGCTCAGCAAGACGCTTGTGGATAGCGGCAAAAAGGCAGGCGATTGGGTTAAGAAGCCTGCGGCACTCGTTGGCGGTAAGGGGGGCGGTCGACCTGACATGGCGCAAGCCGGTGGTAAGTACGCGGCTCAGATTCCTACGGCAATGGCTAAGGCGGAAGAGTTGGCGAAGAGCTTGTTCGCGTAA
- the recA gene encoding recombinase RecA, whose amino-acid sequence MVTVATKSNGKMAAKRKSSGKDTASKGADAKKDVFAGNNTLKTTLAQIEKSFGEGAIMPLGNNHKVIEGIPTGSLSFDLALGGKGIPRGRIIEMFGPESSGKTTLALHAVAQAQKMGGIAAFVDAEHALDPSWAKKLGVQLETLLVSQPSSGEEAMQITEMLVKSNAVDIIVVDSVAALVPKAELNGEIGDSHVGLQARLMSQSMRKLTGAIAKSKTCVVFINQIREKVGVMFGSPETTPGGRALKFYSSCRIDVRRIGQLKDGEDVVGQRVRTKIVKNKVAPPFRIAEFDMMHKDGISYEGDVLDLGITHKVVARSGAWFRYGDIQLGQGKEKARVFLVENPELTEEIKQKVLAEIEPMVVPVPDAEDDGEMPPEEDL is encoded by the coding sequence ATGGTCACGGTCGCAACCAAGAGCAACGGTAAAATGGCAGCCAAAAGAAAGTCGTCCGGAAAGGACACCGCTTCCAAGGGAGCGGACGCCAAGAAGGACGTGTTTGCCGGGAATAACACCCTGAAAACGACCCTCGCGCAAATCGAAAAGTCGTTTGGTGAGGGGGCCATCATGCCCCTGGGCAACAATCATAAGGTGATCGAAGGGATCCCGACTGGATCGCTTTCGTTCGACTTGGCCCTCGGTGGCAAAGGAATTCCACGCGGTCGAATTATTGAAATGTTCGGCCCAGAATCCAGCGGTAAAACGACGCTTGCCCTGCACGCGGTTGCCCAAGCCCAAAAAATGGGCGGAATTGCCGCGTTTGTTGACGCCGAACACGCACTCGACCCAAGTTGGGCCAAGAAGCTGGGCGTTCAACTGGAAACCCTGCTGGTAAGCCAGCCATCGAGCGGTGAAGAAGCAATGCAAATCACCGAGATGCTCGTCAAATCGAACGCTGTGGATATCATCGTGGTCGACTCGGTCGCAGCGTTGGTTCCTAAGGCGGAACTCAACGGTGAAATCGGTGACTCACATGTCGGCCTTCAGGCCCGTTTAATGAGTCAGTCGATGCGTAAGCTGACCGGAGCGATCGCCAAATCAAAGACCTGCGTGGTCTTCATCAACCAGATCCGCGAGAAGGTCGGCGTGATGTTCGGCAGCCCTGAAACGACCCCTGGTGGCCGGGCCTTGAAGTTTTATTCGTCGTGTCGAATCGATGTTCGCCGCATCGGACAGCTGAAGGACGGCGAAGATGTGGTCGGGCAGCGCGTTCGTACGAAGATCGTCAAAAACAAGGTCGCCCCGCCGTTTCGCATCGCCGAGTTCGACATGATGCACAAAGACGGCATCAGCTATGAAGGGGACGTACTAGATCTGGGGATTACCCACAAAGTGGTCGCTCGTAGCGGGGCTTGGTTCCGTTATGGCGACATTCAATTGGGCCAAGGTAAGGAAAAGGCCCGGGTCTTCCTGGTCGAGAATCCAGAACTTACCGAGGAAATCAAGCAAAAAGTGCTGGCGGAGATCGAACCGATGGTGGTCCCGGTCCCCGACGCGGAAGACGACGGCGAGATGCCACCCGAAGAAGATTTGTAA
- a CDS encoding class I SAM-dependent rRNA methyltransferase: protein MSDETSDVPASSIPIVKLRPRKAQPFFGRHPWVRDSGIDKVIGKVQDGDVVQLHSDKDRFIAYGLINRNSHLRVRLYSWDQQQPLDDDFWRGRLERAILMRREQGLLHDDAGCRLVYSEADGLSGLIVENFAGHLMIQITSLGMYRRVESIAAILADLLKPKSISLRGEAGVLKLEGLEVEPRLLSGELPSEPIELVENDLRYEVDMNQGQKTGFYLDQRDNRRVAASYLPQNAKVLDMFCYSGGFAMNAAKHGGAASVHGVDGSGPAISAAQRNAERNQLSNVTFEKADCFDYLKARVDAGDQYDAIILDPPKFTKSRRTIDEALRAYFHINRHATLLLRPGGILVTCSCSGNVSREDFLMMLLGVSQKTGRDLRLLEQRGAAPDHPVNAICLENEYLKCFIASVG, encoded by the coding sequence ATGTCCGATGAAACAAGCGATGTACCCGCGTCCTCTATCCCGATTGTAAAGCTTCGCCCGCGCAAGGCTCAGCCGTTCTTTGGACGGCATCCTTGGGTCCGCGACAGCGGCATCGATAAAGTCATTGGCAAGGTGCAAGATGGTGATGTGGTCCAGCTTCACAGCGATAAAGACCGCTTTATCGCGTACGGTTTGATAAATCGCAACAGCCACCTGCGTGTACGGCTTTACTCGTGGGACCAGCAGCAGCCACTAGATGACGACTTCTGGCGTGGCCGTCTGGAGCGAGCCATCTTGATGCGCCGCGAACAGGGGCTCCTGCACGACGACGCAGGCTGCCGACTCGTTTATAGCGAGGCCGATGGGCTGAGCGGTCTGATTGTCGAAAACTTCGCCGGGCATCTGATGATTCAGATCACCTCGCTGGGAATGTACCGCCGCGTCGAAAGCATCGCAGCGATTCTAGCCGATCTGCTCAAACCCAAAAGCATCTCTCTGCGTGGAGAAGCAGGCGTCTTGAAGCTTGAAGGCCTGGAAGTCGAACCGCGACTGCTTTCCGGTGAACTGCCCAGCGAACCGATCGAGCTCGTCGAAAACGACTTGCGGTACGAGGTCGATATGAACCAAGGGCAGAAGACCGGATTCTACCTCGACCAGCGTGACAATCGGCGTGTAGCTGCCAGTTATTTGCCGCAAAACGCCAAGGTGCTGGATATGTTCTGCTATAGCGGGGGCTTCGCCATGAATGCCGCCAAGCATGGTGGGGCAGCCTCGGTGCATGGCGTCGATGGAAGTGGTCCAGCGATTTCTGCGGCTCAACGAAATGCGGAACGTAACCAACTAAGCAACGTGACGTTCGAGAAAGCCGATTGTTTCGATTACTTGAAGGCCCGCGTTGATGCCGGCGACCAGTACGACGCAATCATCCTTGATCCCCCTAAGTTCACGAAGTCTCGCCGCACGATCGACGAAGCCTTGCGGGCCTACTTCCATATCAATCGCCATGCCACGCTACTTCTACGGCCTGGCGGCATCCTGGTGACTTGCAGCTGCAGTGGAAATGTAAGCCGCGAGGATTTTCTGATGATGCTGCTCGGCGTGTCGCAGAAAACGGGCCGCGATCTGCGACTTCTCGAACAGCGCGGAGCAGCCCCCGATCATCCGGTGAACGCAATTTGTCTGGAAAATGAATACCTGAAGTGTTTCATTGCCAGCGTTGGATAG